One genomic window of Gossypium hirsutum isolate 1008001.06 chromosome D11, Gossypium_hirsutum_v2.1, whole genome shotgun sequence includes the following:
- the LOC107911935 gene encoding phospholipase D gamma 1 isoform X2: protein MDNNPHQHPYPCHHGYPPNQDPYAAFPYQYPYNTPQYPHAPHMYPPSAHAPVAAPIDYRHAHSHSGQIPYQYSHPIPPNPSQLQHHGNFQYGSTPYPYQQTLSGHYPPPEINPQSSSTYQQPAQYPPQSSSSYQQPAQYPPPESNSDHLSSHVSFSGHNRQDSTSSLGANMRSASPAYPPLDHQLNNMHLSGSHSSAPASPPAPSVPILAAGTSTPDYASNSSNWEGPSLGRADLANRSSFSHKESFKGSQQVQGMQIVPFQKGSLRVLLLHGNLDIWVLEAKNLPNMDMFHKTLGDMFGNFSSNISKKIGGRSEGKNTSDPYVTIAVAGAIIGRTFVINNDENPVWRQHFYVPVAHHAAEVQFVVKDSDILGSEIIGVVTIPVEQIYAGEKIEGSYPVLNGNGKPCKPGAVLKLSIQYTPMEKLSFYHHGVGAGPEYVGVPGTYFPLRKGGKVTLYQDANVPDGCLPNIKLDQGMHFVQGKCWSDIFDAIRQARRLVYITGWSVWHKVRLVRDAAPASDCTLGDILRSKSQEGVRVLLLLWDDPTSRSILGYKTDGIMTTHDEETRSYFKHSSVHVLLCPRIAGKKHSWVKQKEVGTIYTHHQKTVIVDADAGNSNRKIIAFLGGLDLCDGRYDNPDHALFRTLQTYHKDDYHNPTYTGSTAGCPREPWHDMHSKIDGPAAYDVLVNFEERWLKAAKPHGLKKLKKPFDDALLRIERIPDIMGVSDFTENENDPESWHVQIFRSIDSNSVKGFPKDPKDATSKNLVCGKNVLIDMSIHTAYVKAIRAAQHFIYIENQYFLGSSYNWSSYKDLGADNLIPMEIALKIASKIKANERFAAYIVIPMWPEGVPTGSATQRILYWQNKTRSMMYETVYRALVEAGLDSTFVPEDFLNFYCLGNRELDGYQPLADGSPRAANAPEALSQKSRRFMIYVHSKGMIVDDEFIIVGSANINQRSMEGTRDTEIAMGAYQPQHTWAAKHSSPHGQIYGYRMSLWAEHVGVVEDCFAQPESLECVRRINQMAILNWRQFAAEEVTEMRGHLMKYPVEVDPKGKVKPLPGAETFPDTGGNVVGSFLGIQENLTI, encoded by the exons ATGGATAATAACCCACACCAACATCCTTACCCTTGTCACCATGGATACCCTCCAAATCAAGATCCTTATGCGGCTTTTCCATATCAATATCCTTATAACACTCCCCAATACCCTCATGCACCGCATATGTATCCGCCCTCAGCCCATGCCCCTGTTGCAGCTCCCATTGATTATAGACATGCTCATTCTCATTCTGGACAAATTCCTTATCAATATTCCCACCCAATACCTCCAAATCCTTCCCAACTCCAACATCATGGTAATTTTCAGTATGGTTCAACTCCTTATCCTTACCAGCAAACCCTATCTGGTCATTACCCACCTCCTGAAATTAATCCGCAATCATCCTCTACTTATCAACAGCCTGCACAATATCCTCCTCAATCATCATCCTCTTATCAACAACCTGCACAATATCCTCCTCCTGAAAGTAATTCTGATCACCTCTCTAGCCACGTTAGCTTCTCTGGTCATAACAGGCAGGACAGTACAAGTTCCTTAGGAGCAAATATGCGAAGCGCCTCACCTGCTTATCCGCCTTTGGATCATCAATTGAATAATATGCATTTGTCTGGTAGCCATTCGTCAGCTCCTGCATCACCCCCGGCACCTTCGGTGCCTATATTGGCCGCTGGTACTTCAACACCCGATTATGCGAGCAACTCTAGTAATTGGGAGGGGCCTAGTTTAGGCCGAGCTGATTTGGCTAATCGCTCTAGTTTTTCCCATAAGGAGTCATTTAAGGGATCACAACAAGTGCAGGGTATGCAGATTGTACCGTTCCAGAAAGGTTCATTGAGAGTTCTGCTTCTACATGGAAATTTAGATATTTGGGTTCTTGAAGCAAAAAATCTTCCCAACATGGATATGTTCCATAAGACATTAGGTGATATGTTTGgaaatttttcttcaaatatctcaaaaaagATTGGAGGGCGCTCGGAAGGGAAGAATACAAGTGATCCTTATGTCACAATTGCAGTTGCCGGTGCCATTATAGGAAGGACTTTTGTGATCAACAATGATGAAAACCCTGTCTGGAGGCAACATTTCTATGTTCCTGTTGCACATCATGCTGCTGAAGTGCAATTTGTTGTTAAAGACAGTGATATTTTAGGGTCAGAGATTATAGGAGTTGTAACAATTCCAGTTGAGCAAATATACGCAGGGGAAAAGATTGAGGGATCCTACCCGGTTCTGAATGGTAATGGAAAGCCCTGTAAGCCTGGAGCCGTTTTGAAATTATCAATTCAGTACACACCAATGGAGAAATTGAGCTTCTATCATCATGGTGTTGGAGCAGGTCCTGAATATGTAGGGGTTCCTGGTACATATTTTCCTCTTCGGAAGGGGGGTAAAGTGACTCTTTATCAAGATGCCAATGTCCCCGATGGGTGTCTTCCAAACATAAAACTCGACCAGGGTATGCACTTTGTGCAAGGAAAGTGTTGGAGTGACATATTTGATGCTATTCGTCAAGCTAGGCGCTTGGTTTACATTACAGGGTGGTCAGTTTGGCATAAAGTTAGGCTGGTGCGCGATGCTGCTCCTGCTTCAGATTGCACTTTGGGTGACATTCTTAGGTCGAAGTCCCAGGAGGGAGTTAGAGTGCTACTTCTGTTATGGGATGATCCTACTTCAAGAAGCATCTTGGGATACAAAACT GATGGAATAATGACAACCCATGACGAGGAAACACGCAGttatttcaaacattcttcggtGCACGTGTTACTTTGTCCTCGCATTGCTGGAAAAAAACATAGTTGGGTCAAACAAAAG GAAGTTGGAACGATTTATACACACCATCAGAAAACTGTAATTGTGGATGCTGATGCTGGGAACAGTAATAGAAAAATTATTGCTTTTCTTGGCGGCCTTGACTTATGTGATGGACGGTATGATAATCCGGATCATGCTTTATTTAGGACACTACAAACATATCATAAGGATGACTATCATAATCCAACATATACG GGTTCTACTGCTGGTTGCCCAAGAGAACCTTGGCACGATATGCACAGTAAAATTGATGGCCCAGCTGCATATGATGTTCTGGTCAACTTCGAGGAACGTTGGTTGAAGGCAGCCAAGCCTCATggacttaaaaaattaaaaaagccCTTTGATGATGCTTTGCTGCGGATAGAAAGAATTCCAGACATTATGGGAGTTTCTGATTTTACTGAGAATGAGAACGATCCAGAAAGTTGGCATGTTCAG ATTTTTCGCTCGATTGATTCAAACTCTGTAAAAGGCTTCCCAAAGGATCCAAAAGATGCAACAAGCAAG AATTTGGTGTGCGGTAAGAATGTCCTTATTGATATGAGCATACATACAGCATATGTGAAGGCCATTCGTGCTGCCCAGCATTTCATTTATATAGAGAATCAATATTTCCTTGGATCCTCCTACAATTGGAGCTCGTATAAAGACTTAG GTGCTGACAACTTAATTCCAATGGAAATTGCTCTTAAGATAGCCAGTAAAATTAAAGCAAATGAGAGGTTTGCTGCATATATTGTTATTCCAATGTGGCCAGAGGGTGTTCCGACAGGCTCTGCCACTCAAAGGATTTTATATTGGCAG AACAAAACCAGGTCAATGATGTACGAGACTGTTTATAGGGCTTTGGTAGAGGCAGGGCTTGATAGTACTTTCGTGCCAGAGGACTTTCTGAATTTCTACTGTCTTGGCAATCGTGAGCTTGATGGATATCAACCTCTTGCTGACGGAAGTCCTAGGGCTGCCAATGCTCCTGAG GCTCTTAGTCAGAAGAGTCGAAGATTTATGATCTATGTCCATTCAAAAGGTATGATAGTTGATGATGAGTTTATAATAGTGGGATCTGCAAACATCAATCAACGCTCCATGGAGGGTACCAGAGACACGGAGATTGCAATGGGAGCTTACCAACCTCAACATACTTGGGCAGCAAAGCATTCTAGTCCCCATGGACAG ATCTATGGGTATAGGATGTCATTATGGGCAGAACATGTTGGAGTTGTCGAGGACTGCTTCGCTCAACCGGAGAGTCTCGAATGCGTAAGACGGATTAATCAAATGGCTATACTGAATTGGAGACAATTTGCTGCGGAGGAAGTGACAGAGATGAGAGGGCACTTAATGAAGTATCCGGTTGAAGTGGATCCCAAAGGTAAGGTCAAGCCCCTTCCCGGAGCTGAAACTTTCCCTGATACTGGAGGAAACGTTGTCGGCTCATTTCTTGGCATCCAAGAAAATCTTACAATTTAA
- the LOC107911935 gene encoding phospholipase D gamma 1 isoform X1, whose amino-acid sequence MDNNPHQHPYPCHHGYPPNQDPYAAFPYQYPYNTPQYPHAPHMYPPSAHAPVAAPIDYRHAHSHSGQIPYQYSHPIPPNPSQLQHHGNFQYGSTPYPYQQTLSGHYPPPEINPQSSSTYQQPAQYPPQSSSSYQQPAQYPPPESNSDHLSSHVSFSGHNRQDSTSSLGANMRSASPAYPPLDHQLNNMHLSGSHSSAPASPPAPSVPILAAGTSTPDYASNSSNWEGPSLGRADLANRSSFSHKESFKGSQQVQGMQIVPFQKGSLRVLLLHGNLDIWVLEAKNLPNMDMFHKTLGDMFGNFSSNISKKIGGRSEGKNTSDPYVTIAVAGAIIGRTFVINNDENPVWRQHFYVPVAHHAAEVQFVVKDSDILGSEIIGVVTIPVEQIYAGEKIEGSYPVLNGNGKPCKPGAVLKLSIQYTPMEKLSFYHHGVGAGPEYVGVPGTYFPLRKGGKVTLYQDANVPDGCLPNIKLDQGMHFVQGKCWSDIFDAIRQARRLVYITGWSVWHKVRLVRDAAPASDCTLGDILRSKSQEGVRVLLLLWDDPTSRSILGYKTDGIMTTHDEETRSYFKHSSVHVLLCPRIAGKKHSWVKQKEVGTIYTHHQKTVIVDADAGNSNRKIIAFLGGLDLCDGRYDNPDHALFRTLQTYHKDDYHNPTYTGSTAGCPREPWHDMHSKIDGPAAYDVLVNFEERWLKAAKPHGLKKLKKPFDDALLRIERIPDIMGVSDFTENENDPESWHVQIFRSIDSNSVKGFPKDPKDATSKNLVCGKNVLIDMSIHTAYVKAIRAAQHFIYIENQYFLGSSYNWSSYKDLGADNLIPMEIALKIASKIKANERFAAYIVIPMWPEGVPTGSATQRILYWQNKTRSMMYETVYRALVEAGLDSTFVPEDFLNFYCLGNRELDGYQPLADGSPRAANAPEVIYTKSQKPFLFGNSTSWAISWYSKILKPDPKALPKLPRLALSQKSRRFMIYVHSKGMIVDDEFIIVGSANINQRSMEGTRDTEIAMGAYQPQHTWAAKHSSPHGQIYGYRMSLWAEHVGVVEDCFAQPESLECVRRINQMAILNWRQFAAEEVTEMRGHLMKYPVEVDPKGKVKPLPGAETFPDTGGNVVGSFLGIQENLTI is encoded by the exons ATGGATAATAACCCACACCAACATCCTTACCCTTGTCACCATGGATACCCTCCAAATCAAGATCCTTATGCGGCTTTTCCATATCAATATCCTTATAACACTCCCCAATACCCTCATGCACCGCATATGTATCCGCCCTCAGCCCATGCCCCTGTTGCAGCTCCCATTGATTATAGACATGCTCATTCTCATTCTGGACAAATTCCTTATCAATATTCCCACCCAATACCTCCAAATCCTTCCCAACTCCAACATCATGGTAATTTTCAGTATGGTTCAACTCCTTATCCTTACCAGCAAACCCTATCTGGTCATTACCCACCTCCTGAAATTAATCCGCAATCATCCTCTACTTATCAACAGCCTGCACAATATCCTCCTCAATCATCATCCTCTTATCAACAACCTGCACAATATCCTCCTCCTGAAAGTAATTCTGATCACCTCTCTAGCCACGTTAGCTTCTCTGGTCATAACAGGCAGGACAGTACAAGTTCCTTAGGAGCAAATATGCGAAGCGCCTCACCTGCTTATCCGCCTTTGGATCATCAATTGAATAATATGCATTTGTCTGGTAGCCATTCGTCAGCTCCTGCATCACCCCCGGCACCTTCGGTGCCTATATTGGCCGCTGGTACTTCAACACCCGATTATGCGAGCAACTCTAGTAATTGGGAGGGGCCTAGTTTAGGCCGAGCTGATTTGGCTAATCGCTCTAGTTTTTCCCATAAGGAGTCATTTAAGGGATCACAACAAGTGCAGGGTATGCAGATTGTACCGTTCCAGAAAGGTTCATTGAGAGTTCTGCTTCTACATGGAAATTTAGATATTTGGGTTCTTGAAGCAAAAAATCTTCCCAACATGGATATGTTCCATAAGACATTAGGTGATATGTTTGgaaatttttcttcaaatatctcaaaaaagATTGGAGGGCGCTCGGAAGGGAAGAATACAAGTGATCCTTATGTCACAATTGCAGTTGCCGGTGCCATTATAGGAAGGACTTTTGTGATCAACAATGATGAAAACCCTGTCTGGAGGCAACATTTCTATGTTCCTGTTGCACATCATGCTGCTGAAGTGCAATTTGTTGTTAAAGACAGTGATATTTTAGGGTCAGAGATTATAGGAGTTGTAACAATTCCAGTTGAGCAAATATACGCAGGGGAAAAGATTGAGGGATCCTACCCGGTTCTGAATGGTAATGGAAAGCCCTGTAAGCCTGGAGCCGTTTTGAAATTATCAATTCAGTACACACCAATGGAGAAATTGAGCTTCTATCATCATGGTGTTGGAGCAGGTCCTGAATATGTAGGGGTTCCTGGTACATATTTTCCTCTTCGGAAGGGGGGTAAAGTGACTCTTTATCAAGATGCCAATGTCCCCGATGGGTGTCTTCCAAACATAAAACTCGACCAGGGTATGCACTTTGTGCAAGGAAAGTGTTGGAGTGACATATTTGATGCTATTCGTCAAGCTAGGCGCTTGGTTTACATTACAGGGTGGTCAGTTTGGCATAAAGTTAGGCTGGTGCGCGATGCTGCTCCTGCTTCAGATTGCACTTTGGGTGACATTCTTAGGTCGAAGTCCCAGGAGGGAGTTAGAGTGCTACTTCTGTTATGGGATGATCCTACTTCAAGAAGCATCTTGGGATACAAAACT GATGGAATAATGACAACCCATGACGAGGAAACACGCAGttatttcaaacattcttcggtGCACGTGTTACTTTGTCCTCGCATTGCTGGAAAAAAACATAGTTGGGTCAAACAAAAG GAAGTTGGAACGATTTATACACACCATCAGAAAACTGTAATTGTGGATGCTGATGCTGGGAACAGTAATAGAAAAATTATTGCTTTTCTTGGCGGCCTTGACTTATGTGATGGACGGTATGATAATCCGGATCATGCTTTATTTAGGACACTACAAACATATCATAAGGATGACTATCATAATCCAACATATACG GGTTCTACTGCTGGTTGCCCAAGAGAACCTTGGCACGATATGCACAGTAAAATTGATGGCCCAGCTGCATATGATGTTCTGGTCAACTTCGAGGAACGTTGGTTGAAGGCAGCCAAGCCTCATggacttaaaaaattaaaaaagccCTTTGATGATGCTTTGCTGCGGATAGAAAGAATTCCAGACATTATGGGAGTTTCTGATTTTACTGAGAATGAGAACGATCCAGAAAGTTGGCATGTTCAG ATTTTTCGCTCGATTGATTCAAACTCTGTAAAAGGCTTCCCAAAGGATCCAAAAGATGCAACAAGCAAG AATTTGGTGTGCGGTAAGAATGTCCTTATTGATATGAGCATACATACAGCATATGTGAAGGCCATTCGTGCTGCCCAGCATTTCATTTATATAGAGAATCAATATTTCCTTGGATCCTCCTACAATTGGAGCTCGTATAAAGACTTAG GTGCTGACAACTTAATTCCAATGGAAATTGCTCTTAAGATAGCCAGTAAAATTAAAGCAAATGAGAGGTTTGCTGCATATATTGTTATTCCAATGTGGCCAGAGGGTGTTCCGACAGGCTCTGCCACTCAAAGGATTTTATATTGGCAG AACAAAACCAGGTCAATGATGTACGAGACTGTTTATAGGGCTTTGGTAGAGGCAGGGCTTGATAGTACTTTCGTGCCAGAGGACTTTCTGAATTTCTACTGTCTTGGCAATCGTGAGCTTGATGGATATCAACCTCTTGCTGACGGAAGTCCTAGGGCTGCCAATGCTCCTGAGGTAATCTATACCAAGTCCcaaaaaccttttctttttggtAATTCAACGTCTTGGGCGATATCGTGGTATTCTAAGATCCTCAAACCTGACCCAAAAGCTTTGCCCAAGCTTCCAAGGCTG GCTCTTAGTCAGAAGAGTCGAAGATTTATGATCTATGTCCATTCAAAAGGTATGATAGTTGATGATGAGTTTATAATAGTGGGATCTGCAAACATCAATCAACGCTCCATGGAGGGTACCAGAGACACGGAGATTGCAATGGGAGCTTACCAACCTCAACATACTTGGGCAGCAAAGCATTCTAGTCCCCATGGACAG ATCTATGGGTATAGGATGTCATTATGGGCAGAACATGTTGGAGTTGTCGAGGACTGCTTCGCTCAACCGGAGAGTCTCGAATGCGTAAGACGGATTAATCAAATGGCTATACTGAATTGGAGACAATTTGCTGCGGAGGAAGTGACAGAGATGAGAGGGCACTTAATGAAGTATCCGGTTGAAGTGGATCCCAAAGGTAAGGTCAAGCCCCTTCCCGGAGCTGAAACTTTCCCTGATACTGGAGGAAACGTTGTCGGCTCATTTCTTGGCATCCAAGAAAATCTTACAATTTAA
- the LOC107911935 gene encoding phospholipase D beta 1 isoform X4: MDNNPHQHPYPCHHGYPPNQDPYAAFPYQYPYNTPQYPHAPHMYPPSAHAPVAAPIDYRHAHSHSGQIPYQYSHPIPPNPSQLQHHGNFQYGSTPYPYQQTLSGHYPPPEINPQSSSTYQQPAQYPPQSSSSYQQPAQYPPPESNSDHLSSHVSFSGHNRQDSTSSLGANMRSASPAYPPLDHQLNNMHLSGSHSSAPASPPAPSVPILAAGTSTPDYASNSSNWEGPSLGRADLANRSSFSHKESFKGSQQVQGMQIVPFQKGSLRVLLLHGNLDIWVLEAKNLPNMDMFHKTLGDMFGNFSSNISKKIGGRSEGKNTSDPYVTIAVAGAIIGRTFVINNDENPVWRQHFYVPVAHHAAEVQFVVKDSDILGSEIIGVVTIPVEQIYAGEKIEGSYPVLNGNGKPCKPGAVLKLSIQYTPMEKLSFYHHGVGAGPEYVGVPGTYFPLRKGGKVTLYQDANVPDGCLPNIKLDQGMHFVQGKCWSDIFDAIRQARRLVYITGWSVWHKVRLVRDAAPASDCTLGDILRSKSQEGVRVLLLLWDDPTSRSILGYKTDGIMTTHDEETRSYFKHSSVHVLLCPRIAGKKHSWVKQKEVGTIYTHHQKTVIVDADAGNSNRKIIAFLGGLDLCDGRYDNPDHALFRTLQTYHKDDYHNPTYTGSTAGCPREPWHDMHSKIDGPAAYDVLVNFEERWLKAAKPHGLKKLKKPFDDALLRIERIPDIMGVSDFTENENDPESWHVQIFRSIDSNSVKGFPKDPKDATSKNLVCGKNVLIDMSIHTAYVKAIRAAQHFIYIENQYFLGSSYNWSSYKDLGADNLIPMEIALKIASKIKANERFAAYIVIPMWPEGVPTGSATQRILYWQASSRCLLWSKSYTSFCLTLTKPGQ; this comes from the exons ATGGATAATAACCCACACCAACATCCTTACCCTTGTCACCATGGATACCCTCCAAATCAAGATCCTTATGCGGCTTTTCCATATCAATATCCTTATAACACTCCCCAATACCCTCATGCACCGCATATGTATCCGCCCTCAGCCCATGCCCCTGTTGCAGCTCCCATTGATTATAGACATGCTCATTCTCATTCTGGACAAATTCCTTATCAATATTCCCACCCAATACCTCCAAATCCTTCCCAACTCCAACATCATGGTAATTTTCAGTATGGTTCAACTCCTTATCCTTACCAGCAAACCCTATCTGGTCATTACCCACCTCCTGAAATTAATCCGCAATCATCCTCTACTTATCAACAGCCTGCACAATATCCTCCTCAATCATCATCCTCTTATCAACAACCTGCACAATATCCTCCTCCTGAAAGTAATTCTGATCACCTCTCTAGCCACGTTAGCTTCTCTGGTCATAACAGGCAGGACAGTACAAGTTCCTTAGGAGCAAATATGCGAAGCGCCTCACCTGCTTATCCGCCTTTGGATCATCAATTGAATAATATGCATTTGTCTGGTAGCCATTCGTCAGCTCCTGCATCACCCCCGGCACCTTCGGTGCCTATATTGGCCGCTGGTACTTCAACACCCGATTATGCGAGCAACTCTAGTAATTGGGAGGGGCCTAGTTTAGGCCGAGCTGATTTGGCTAATCGCTCTAGTTTTTCCCATAAGGAGTCATTTAAGGGATCACAACAAGTGCAGGGTATGCAGATTGTACCGTTCCAGAAAGGTTCATTGAGAGTTCTGCTTCTACATGGAAATTTAGATATTTGGGTTCTTGAAGCAAAAAATCTTCCCAACATGGATATGTTCCATAAGACATTAGGTGATATGTTTGgaaatttttcttcaaatatctcaaaaaagATTGGAGGGCGCTCGGAAGGGAAGAATACAAGTGATCCTTATGTCACAATTGCAGTTGCCGGTGCCATTATAGGAAGGACTTTTGTGATCAACAATGATGAAAACCCTGTCTGGAGGCAACATTTCTATGTTCCTGTTGCACATCATGCTGCTGAAGTGCAATTTGTTGTTAAAGACAGTGATATTTTAGGGTCAGAGATTATAGGAGTTGTAACAATTCCAGTTGAGCAAATATACGCAGGGGAAAAGATTGAGGGATCCTACCCGGTTCTGAATGGTAATGGAAAGCCCTGTAAGCCTGGAGCCGTTTTGAAATTATCAATTCAGTACACACCAATGGAGAAATTGAGCTTCTATCATCATGGTGTTGGAGCAGGTCCTGAATATGTAGGGGTTCCTGGTACATATTTTCCTCTTCGGAAGGGGGGTAAAGTGACTCTTTATCAAGATGCCAATGTCCCCGATGGGTGTCTTCCAAACATAAAACTCGACCAGGGTATGCACTTTGTGCAAGGAAAGTGTTGGAGTGACATATTTGATGCTATTCGTCAAGCTAGGCGCTTGGTTTACATTACAGGGTGGTCAGTTTGGCATAAAGTTAGGCTGGTGCGCGATGCTGCTCCTGCTTCAGATTGCACTTTGGGTGACATTCTTAGGTCGAAGTCCCAGGAGGGAGTTAGAGTGCTACTTCTGTTATGGGATGATCCTACTTCAAGAAGCATCTTGGGATACAAAACT GATGGAATAATGACAACCCATGACGAGGAAACACGCAGttatttcaaacattcttcggtGCACGTGTTACTTTGTCCTCGCATTGCTGGAAAAAAACATAGTTGGGTCAAACAAAAG GAAGTTGGAACGATTTATACACACCATCAGAAAACTGTAATTGTGGATGCTGATGCTGGGAACAGTAATAGAAAAATTATTGCTTTTCTTGGCGGCCTTGACTTATGTGATGGACGGTATGATAATCCGGATCATGCTTTATTTAGGACACTACAAACATATCATAAGGATGACTATCATAATCCAACATATACG GGTTCTACTGCTGGTTGCCCAAGAGAACCTTGGCACGATATGCACAGTAAAATTGATGGCCCAGCTGCATATGATGTTCTGGTCAACTTCGAGGAACGTTGGTTGAAGGCAGCCAAGCCTCATggacttaaaaaattaaaaaagccCTTTGATGATGCTTTGCTGCGGATAGAAAGAATTCCAGACATTATGGGAGTTTCTGATTTTACTGAGAATGAGAACGATCCAGAAAGTTGGCATGTTCAG ATTTTTCGCTCGATTGATTCAAACTCTGTAAAAGGCTTCCCAAAGGATCCAAAAGATGCAACAAGCAAG AATTTGGTGTGCGGTAAGAATGTCCTTATTGATATGAGCATACATACAGCATATGTGAAGGCCATTCGTGCTGCCCAGCATTTCATTTATATAGAGAATCAATATTTCCTTGGATCCTCCTACAATTGGAGCTCGTATAAAGACTTAG GTGCTGACAACTTAATTCCAATGGAAATTGCTCTTAAGATAGCCAGTAAAATTAAAGCAAATGAGAGGTTTGCTGCATATATTGTTATTCCAATGTGGCCAGAGGGTGTTCCGACAGGCTCTGCCACTCAAAGGATTTTATATTGGCAG GCTTCATCAAGATGTCTGCTTTGGAGCAAGTCCTACACAAGCTTTTGCTTGACACT AACAAAACCAGGTCAATGA